Proteins from one Rhineura floridana isolate rRhiFlo1 chromosome 16, rRhiFlo1.hap2, whole genome shotgun sequence genomic window:
- the RAB39B gene encoding ras-related protein Rab-39B: MEAIWLYQFRLIVIGDSTVGKSCLIRRFTEGRFAQISDPTVGVDFFSRLVEIEPGKRIKLQIWDTAGQERFRSITRAYYRNSVGGLLLFDITNRRSFQNVHEWLEETKAHVQPYQIVFVLVGHKCDLDTQRQVTRHEAEKLALAYGMKYIETSARDAINVEKAFTDLTRDIYELVKRGEITIQEGWEGVKSGFVPNVVHSSEEVVKSDRRCLC; this comes from the exons ATGGAGGCCATTTGGCTCTACCAGTTCCGCCTGATCGTCATCGGGGACTCCACGGTGGGCAAATCCTGCCTCATCCGCCGCTTCACCGAAGGGCGCTTCGCTCAAATCTCCGACCCCACCGTGGGGGTGGATTTCTTCTCCCGCTTGGTGGAGATCGAGCCGGGCAAAAGGATCAAGCTGCAGATCTGGGACACCGCCGGGCAGGAAAGGTTCAG ATCGATCACCAGAGCCTACTACAGGAATTCAGTTGGTGGTCTTCTCCTATTTGACATTACAAACCGCAGATCCTTTCAGAACGTTCACGAGTGGCTAGAGGAGACCAAAGCTCACGTCCAGCCCTACCAGATCGTCTTTGTTCTGGTGGGTCACAAGTGTGACCTTGACACTCAGAGGCAAGTCACCAGGCACGAGGCTGAAAAGCTGGCCCTCGCGTATGGCATGAAGTACATTGAAACCTCCGCCCGGGACGCCATTAACGTGGAGAAGGCTTTCACCGACCTGACTCGAGACATATACGAGCTTGTTAAGAGGGGGGAAATTACCATCCAGGAGGGCTGGGAAGGGGTGAAGAGTGGGTTTGTCCCAAATGTAGTGCACTCCTCGGAAGAGGTGGTTAAATCAGATCGGAGATGCCTGTGCTAA